The window GCCACGATCGGCGCCCGGTTCGCCACCGACGAGGCGCGCACCCGCGTCGCGGCCTTCGCCGCGGCATCCCGTTCACGACCCCGCTCGGAGGAGACACGATGACCCTCGCCGGAAAGACCATCCTGCTCTCGGGCGGAAGCCGCGGGATCGGCCTCGCGATCGCGCTGCGCGCCGCGCGCGACGGTGCGAACATCGCCCTGCTCGCCAAGACCGACACCCCGCACCCGAAGCTCGAGGGCACCGTGCACACCGCGGCGGCCGCGATCGAAGAGGCCGGCGGCCGGGCCCTGCCGATCGTCGGCGACGTGCGAAACGACGACGACATCACCGAGGCGGTGCTGAAGACCCAGGGCGAGTTCGACGGCATCGACATCGTCATCAACAACGCCAGCGTCATCGACCTGTCGCCCTCGCTCGACCTCGCCGCGAAGAAGTACGACTTGATGCAGGACGTCAACGTCCGCGGCACCTTCATGCTCTCACGGGCTGCGGCGCCCATCCTCCGCGAAGCGGAGAACCCGCACATCCTGTCGCTCTCGCCGCCGTTGAACCTCAACCCCCGCTGGCTCGGTGCGCACACCGGCTACACGCTGGCGAAGTACGGCATGACCATGGCGACCCTCGGCTTCGCCGCCGAGTTCGCCGAGGCCGGGATCGCCGCGAACACCCTCTGGCCGCGCACGACCATCGCGACGGCCGCAGTGCAGTTCGCGCTCGGGGGAGACCGGATGATGCGGGCCAGCCGCACGCCCGAGATCTACGCCGACGCCGCGTACGAGGTGCTCACGAAGCCGTCGCGCGAGTACACGGGGCAGACGCTCATCGTCGAGGACGTGCTGGAGGCGGCCGGTGTGACCGACTTCTCGCGCTACGCCGCAGTGCCGGGAACCCCCGACTCCGAGCTGTTCCCCGACATCTTCCTCGACTGAGCCCTTACACGAGGGTCTTGCGAAGATACACCTCGTCGCTGCCGTCGCCCGGGACGCGCTGGGTCTCCTGATAGCCCTGACGCTCATAGAGCCGGAGGTTGGCCTCGCTGAGCGACCCGGTGAACAGTTCGGCCTGGGTCGCGCCCTCGGCGCGGCCCCGCTCCTCCAGCGCATCGAGGAGGCGCGAGCCGACGCCCTCGCCCTGCACATCCGGGGCGACCGAGATGCGGCCGATCAGCAGCAGGCCATCGTCGACGCGGGCCCGGGCGGCGCCGACCATCCGATGGCCGAGGAGCGCGACGCAGCCGAGGTTCTCGGCGAGCTCGTGCGCGACCTCGTCGAGGGTCTGCGTGAACGGCGGCATCTCGACGCTGCCGTAGATGAGCGCTTCGGAGACGAAGGCGGCCCGCTGCAGGGTCAGCACTTCGCCGGCGTCGGAGGGATGGATGTCACGGATGATCAGGTCGCTCACGCCCTCACGCTAGCTCGGGCGGCCTACCGCCCTGCTCGGGCTTGACGCGGTCGCGCGCGCGCGACTCGTTTCTCCGGCCGTGACCCGTCACCATGTGCTGCCCACCCGCCGCGACCCGTCAGAAGATGCGGCCCGACGCCGTGGGAAGCGACACTTCCTGACGGATCGGCGAAGGACGCCGATTACGCGCCGCTGCGCGCCGCGGCGACGCGAGTCAGGCGGCGACGAGCCCGTGGCGCACGAACGCCTTCCAGACGCCGTCGTCGTCGACGCCCGAGGTGACCTCGTCGGCGACCTCTTTTACCTGAGCGGGGGCGTTGCCCATGGCGATGCCGAGCCCGCAGACCTGCAGCATCTCGAGGTCGTTGACGCTGTCGCCGATGCCGATCGCGTCGTCGAGCGTGAGCCCGACGCGGCCGACGTGCTCGACGATCGCCGCGCCCTTGGTCATACCCGCGAGGCTCACCTCGCCCCCCGACTCGCCGAGATAGGGGATCGTACCCGTGATGACGTGGAACCCCTCGCCGAGCCCGTCGCGCACTCGCGCGAAGGCCCCCGGGTCGCTGCCGAAGAACGTCGCCTTGGCCACGGGCTCGCCCGCCGGGCGGGGGCGGGGCGCCATCCGCGCGGCGAGCTTCTCCATGTCGGCGGTCGCGGCGGCGTCACGGCCCCGCGCGATGTCGCCCTCGAAGAGCGGCCGCACGCGGGCGAGGAGACCGGGGCTCGCCCAGATGTCGTCGTAGCCCTGCAGGATGAACTCGATGTCGGCCGATTCGAAGAACGACCGCACCCGCGCGACATCCGCTTCGGGCATGGTGTAGCTGGCGACCAGCTCATCGCCCTGCTCGACGAACCCGCCGCCGGCCGTGATCGCGCCGTCGAAGCCGATCCGCAGCACGCTGTCGGGGATCTCGCGACGCCCGCGCCCGGTGCACACATAGACCAGGTGCCCCGCTGCGCGGGCGCCGCGGACCGCTGCGATCGCCGACTCCGCCAGTTGTTGATGGTGGTCGACGAGGGTGCCGTCGACGTCGAGGAAGGCGATGCGGCGGGAGGTCACCATCTCAGCGTGTCAGATCCTTCGCCGCCGCTTCGTCGACGAGCGCCGCCCCGTTGGTGCGGATGACCTCGCGGTACCAGTCGAATGACTTCTTGCGGTGGCGCTCGAGGGTGCCCGAGCCGTCGTCGTTGCGGTCGACGTAGATGAACCCGTAGCGCTTGCTCAGCTGCGCCGTCGAGGCGCTGACGATGTCGATGCACCCCCAGGTGGTGTACCCGAGCACCTCGACACCGTCGGCGATCGCCTCGCCGACCTGCACGAGGTGGTCGCGGAGGTACGCGATGCGGTAGTCGTCGATCACGGTCTTGCGACCGTCGACCTCGACCAGCTGATCCTTCGCGCCCAGTCCGTTCTCGACGATGAACAGCGGCTTCTGCCAGCGGTCCCAGAACTGGTTGAGCACGAGACGCAGCCCGATCGGGTCGATCTGCCAGCCCCATTCGCTCGCCGGGAGCGTGGGGTTGGGCACGCCCCCCATGATGTTTCCTTCGCCCGCGGCCTTCTTCGCGGGGTCGGCCGTCTCGGCGATCGACATGTAGTAGCTGAACGAGACGAAATCGACAATGTTCGTCAGGTCGTCCCGGTCCTCGTCGGTGATCTGCAGCTCGATCCCCTTCTCGCGAAGGGTCCGCAGGAAGTATCCCGGATAGACCCCGCGGGTGTGCACGTCGCCGTAGACGAGGTTGGCGTGATCGGCGGTCATCACCGCCAGCGCGTCCTCGGGCGAGGGCGAGAGCGGGTAGACCGGCATCGACAGCACCATGCAGCCGATCTGCGCACCGGGCGCGACCTCCCGGGCGATCCGGGTAGCCCTCGCCGACGCCACGAGCTCGTGGTGCATCGCCTGGTAGAGCTGCTGGTCGCTCAGGTCCTCCTTCGGCGTCGCGATGCCGCCGGACATGAACGGCGCGTGCAGGAGCGAGTTGATCTCGTTGAAGGTCAGCCAGTAACGCACCCGCGATCCGTACCGCTCGAACAGTGTCCGGGCGTATCGCTCGTAGAACCCGATGAGGCGGCGGTCGGTCCAGCCGTCGTAGGCCTCGGCGAGGTGGAGCGGCGTCTCGTAGTGCGAGATCGTCACGAGCGGCTCGATGCCGTGCTTCTCGAGCTCGTCGAGGACGCGGTCGTAGAACGCCAAGCCCTCCTCATTGGGCTCCGCATCGTCGCCGTTCGGGAAGACGCGGCTCCACGCGATCGAGAACCGATAGACCTTGAAGCCCATCTCGGCGAACAGCGCGATGTCTTCGGCGTAGCGGTGGTAGTGGTCGATCGCCACGAGCTTGAGGTTGTCGGGCGTCGGGGCCTCGGTGCGCGGACCCACGATGCCCATCGGCATCACGTCCTGCACCGAGAGGCCCTTGCCGCCCTGGTCGTAGGCGCCTTCGATCTGGTTGGCGGCGGTTGCACCGCCCCAGAGGAAGCCGTCGGGAAAGGTCAGCGGAAGGGAGACGTTGCTCATCAGCATCCTCATCGAACGGATGCCGCGGCAGACTCGATCGCGCGGGCGACGAACAGCGCGTCGCCGTGAGCGATCGGGCCCGATGCGGCATCGGTGATCTCGGGGTACAGGTCGCCGTTGGTGACGACGACGGGGGTGGTCAGGTCGTAGCCGGCCGCGGCGATGGCGTCGAGGTCGAACTCGATCAGCAGGTCGCCGGCCGACACCTCCTGGCCGGAGGCGACCTTGACCTGGAAGTGCTCGCCCTTCAGGCGCACGGTGTCGATGCCGATGTGGATGAGCACCTCCGCGCCGTCCTTCGAGCGCAGGCCGATGGCGTGGCCGGTCGGGAAGAGTGCGGCCACCGTGGCGTCGAACGGCGCGTACAGCGCGCCCGATCGGGGGAGGATCGCCACGCCGTCACCAAGACTGCCGTCCGCGAATGCGGCGTCGGGGGTCTCGGACAGCGCCACCACGGTGCCGTCAAGGGGACTCCGGACGGCGAGGTCGGTCTCGGCGGTCGCCGGGGCGACAGGGGCGTCCTCCGCCTGCTCCTTGAAGCCGACGATGACGACGAGGAGGAACGGGATGACGATCGCGGCGATGAGTCCGACGATCATCAGCGCGGTGCTGCCGTTGCCGATGAGGGCCGGGATGGCCA of the Microbacterium invictum genome contains:
- a CDS encoding NAD(P)-dependent oxidoreductase translates to MTLAGKTILLSGGSRGIGLAIALRAARDGANIALLAKTDTPHPKLEGTVHTAAAAIEEAGGRALPIVGDVRNDDDITEAVLKTQGEFDGIDIVINNASVIDLSPSLDLAAKKYDLMQDVNVRGTFMLSRAAAPILREAENPHILSLSPPLNLNPRWLGAHTGYTLAKYGMTMATLGFAAEFAEAGIAANTLWPRTTIATAAVQFALGGDRMMRASRTPEIYADAAYEVLTKPSREYTGQTLIVEDVLEAAGVTDFSRYAAVPGTPDSELFPDIFLD
- a CDS encoding GNAT family N-acetyltransferase encodes the protein MSDLIIRDIHPSDAGEVLTLQRAAFVSEALIYGSVEMPPFTQTLDEVAHELAENLGCVALLGHRMVGAARARVDDGLLLIGRISVAPDVQGEGVGSRLLDALEERGRAEGATQAELFTGSLSEANLRLYERQGYQETQRVPGDGSDEVYLRKTLV
- a CDS encoding HAD-IIB family hydrolase; this translates as MTSRRIAFLDVDGTLVDHHQQLAESAIAAVRGARAAGHLVYVCTGRGRREIPDSVLRIGFDGAITAGGGFVEQGDELVASYTMPEADVARVRSFFESADIEFILQGYDDIWASPGLLARVRPLFEGDIARGRDAAATADMEKLAARMAPRPRPAGEPVAKATFFGSDPGAFARVRDGLGEGFHVITGTIPYLGESGGEVSLAGMTKGAAIVEHVGRVGLTLDDAIGIGDSVNDLEMLQVCGLGIAMGNAPAQVKEVADEVTSGVDDDGVWKAFVRHGLVAA
- a CDS encoding glycoside hydrolase family 1 protein: MSNVSLPLTFPDGFLWGGATAANQIEGAYDQGGKGLSVQDVMPMGIVGPRTEAPTPDNLKLVAIDHYHRYAEDIALFAEMGFKVYRFSIAWSRVFPNGDDAEPNEEGLAFYDRVLDELEKHGIEPLVTISHYETPLHLAEAYDGWTDRRLIGFYERYARTLFERYGSRVRYWLTFNEINSLLHAPFMSGGIATPKEDLSDQQLYQAMHHELVASARATRIAREVAPGAQIGCMVLSMPVYPLSPSPEDALAVMTADHANLVYGDVHTRGVYPGYFLRTLREKGIELQITDEDRDDLTNIVDFVSFSYYMSIAETADPAKKAAGEGNIMGGVPNPTLPASEWGWQIDPIGLRLVLNQFWDRWQKPLFIVENGLGAKDQLVEVDGRKTVIDDYRIAYLRDHLVQVGEAIADGVEVLGYTTWGCIDIVSASTAQLSKRYGFIYVDRNDDGSGTLERHRKKSFDWYREVIRTNGAALVDEAAAKDLTR